Sequence from the Janthinobacterium lividum genome:
CGCTTGAAATACACGTCGTCCGGGTCGGCTATGGTTTCACGCTTGTCGGACTCCTGCGGCAGGCGGTAGGTGGCTGGGGTGAACACGTGGCCGCCGCCATACATGCGCGCATCGAGTCCCTGGCAGAGTCCTTGTTCCACGGCACTGAAACTCGTACCCACGTCGTTGACGCCATGGATGACGATGACGTTGCCCGGCAGCTCAGGGCGGATGCGCACGATGGCGTCGTTGAGGCGGCCGCAATGGAGAAGGGCGGTGTTCTTGCCGCTGGTGTAGGGAAGTTTGGGATAGGCCATCGCCGCTCCATGCTGACCAGACAGGCCAGTGTAGAGGGGCGGGATGGCGGATTAATTGCGTTTACGCAAGCATTGCGGAAAAGAAGGGGGCCTTACGGCGCACTGATGATCTTCGTCAGCGCGATGCGATACGCGGGCTGCACGTCGCCATCCTTGTCCAGCTTGTCCGTCATGATCACGCCGTAGCCTTGCGCGTACCACACGTATTCGCCGCTCTTGCCTTTGCTCTTGCCACCGACGTCGCGCAGTTCGAACTTGCAGGCATCGGGGAAGCGGCGGCCGGCCAGTTCCAGGCGCTCCCAGCCGAGGAAGGTGATGGAGAAATCGCGTTTGTCGGTGCGCGTGGAGGTGGTGATCTTGTCGGACAGGCCCGCCAGCGGATAGTGGGTGTCCGTTCGCGTGTCCGTGAACTGCACGCGCACTTCCTGGCCCGGGCGCATGTTGGCGGGGATGGCGGACTGCGGCGTGTAGACGTTCTTGCTGCGCACGGTGCCGTCTTCGTTGTAGTGGATGGCGCCCGTCAGGAAGACCTGGCCATCGCGGATGTCCTGGTAAGACGTGGCCAGCAAGACGCCGCCGTCGAGGATCAGCTGCGTGCCCTTTTGTTTCTTGCCTTCGAAGGTTTCCTCGACGTTGACTTGCGCATCGCCATTGTTCTTGCTGAACTTGATGCCTGTCGTCAATTCCATGCATTCGCCCACCGTGGGCGCCGCTTGTACACCCGCGGCCGCGAGTACGCTGGCCGCCACTATTCCACACCATGCTGCTTTCATTGTCATCCTGAATATATTGCAAAGGCGCGATCATAACGTGCCTTGGGGCAATGTGGCGCAGCGCTGGAGGCAGACTTAGCGGGCCGGCGCGACTGGCGTCGCTGGCGGCGCGGTGGCCGGTCCGCTGGCGGCCGGGGTGTCCGGCGTGGCTACGGGCTTGCCGCGCCGCGTGCGCTTGTCCGTGCGCGTCTTGGCGGGCTTGGCGTCATGAACCAGCTTGCCTTTATTGTCGAGCTTGTCGGACTGGTCCGATTTCTGGCCCGGATCGTTGGGATTGTTGGTGTGGTTGCCCGTCTGGTTCAGATTCGTCGTCGACTGGGCTTGCACCCAGGCGCCGCCGACGGTCATCAGGGTGGCGGCCAGCAAGAGAGCGGCGGTTTTCATGGCAGTGTCCTGTGCAGAAATGAGGAAGAGCTTGCATTCTCACACGGGATACCGGCGGCACGGGTAGGACGCCGCCTCATGGCTGTGTCGGCTACTTGCTACTGATTATCGGAATTGTTCCGTCGAGATATCGAAGCGCTTGAGCTTGTCGTACAGGGTTTTCTTTGGAATATTCAGGCTGGCAGCCGCGTCGATGACGTTGCCGTTGTGGCGGCGCAAGGCTTCTTCGATGATGGAAATCTCGAACGTGTCGACTTGCTCGGCCAGCGAGGCTTCGCGGCAGCCGGCCGGGCTCAGGGTGTCGTCCAGCAAGCCCAGCACGAAGCGATCCGCCACATTGTGCAGCTCGCGCACATTGCCGGCCCAGCGCTGCGCCATCAGCGAGGAGATCAGTTCGCCGCTGACGAGGGCGGCCGGCTGGCCGTAGCGCAGGGCTGCCTGCAGCACGAAAAACTCGAACAGCAGCGGGATATCCTCGCGCCGGTTGCGCAGGGCGGGCAGGGTCAGGCTGGCCACGTTCAGGCGGTAATACAGGTCGGGACGGAATTTCCCTTGTTCCGCCAGGACATTCAAATCCTCCTTGGCGGCGGCGATCACGCGGAAATTGACGGAAATGAGTTTATTGGAACCGAGCCGCTCGACTTGCCGCTCCTGCAGCACGCGCAGCAGTTTCACTTGCAGGGCCAGCGGCATGCTTTCGATTTCATCGAGAAACAGGGTGCCGCCGTTCGCATATTCGATCTTGCCGATGCGCTGGCGCTGCGCGCCAGTAAACGCGCCTTCCTCGTGGCCGAACAGTTCCGATTCGAAGATCGATTCGGGCAGGGCGCCGCAGTTGATGGCGACGAACGGATGGTCGCGCCGTTCGCTGAAGTCGTGCAGGCAGCGGGCGATCAGTTCCTTGCCGGTGCCCGTTTCGCCGAGGATGATGATGTCGGCCGATTTCGGCGCCAGGTTCAGTACCAGCTGGCGCACCTTGGCCATGGCCGCGCTGCGGCCCACGATGCGCGCCTCGATGCCGACGCGCTGCTCGAGCTGGCGGCGCAAGTTCATGTTTTCCAGCACCAGGTGGCGCTTGTCGAGCGCGCGGCGGCACACTTCCACCAGCAAGTCGGCGGAAAACGGTTTTTCGATGAAATCGTAGGCGCCACGGCGCATGGCGCCCACGGCCATCGACACGTCGCCGTGGCCCGTGACGAGGATGACGGGCAGGTTGGCATCCTGCGCCACGGCGATATCAAGCAGTTTCAAACCATCCATGCCGGGCAGCTTGATATCGCTCAATAAAATGCCGGCAAATTCGGGCACCAGGTAGGGCAGCGCTTCCTCGGCCGTGGCGACGGCCGTCACTTGCAAGCCGGCCAGCTCCAGCGATTGCCGGGCGCCCTTGCGCACGACGGCGTCGTCTTCCACCAGCAGCACTTGCATGCCTTCAAAATTATTCTCGTGCATTCCCTATTCCTTCGTCTCTATCTTATTCTCCCCCGGGGCGCAGCTCAGGGTGATGGTAAATTGTGCGCCGCCCCCTTCCTGCGCGCTGCGGTTGCGCACGGCCAGGGCGCTGCCGGCCGCGCGCAGTATGCCTGCGCTGATCGATAATCCCAAGCCCAGCCCGTGTTCCTTGGTGGTATAGAAGGGGTCGAAGATCTTGTCGAGCGAAGCGAGCGGGATGCCGGGACCATTATCGGTGATATGCAGCACGGCGAGGTCGCCTTCGCGGCGCACCTGGAACCAGATGTGCACGGGCTCGCTTTCCGGCACTGCATCCATGGCGTTCGTGATCAGGTTGGTAAACACCTGTTCCAGGCCGATGGCGTTGCACAGCACGATGATATCGTCCTCCAGCCAGCTTTCATGCAGGGTCAGGCGCTGCGAATGCTTGCGCGTGCGGATTTGCAGCATGGTTTGCGCAAATGCCTGGCGCACGCTGACGGGTTTGCGCGCATCGTCGCTGCGCCGGGCAAAGCCTTTCAGTTGCGACGTCACGTAGCCGAGCCGCTTGACGAGGTCGGAAATGGTCGACAGGTTATCGAGCGCATCCTCGATGCGCCCGCGCGCCAGGAACACCTTGGCATTGTCGGAAAACGTCTGCAGGGCGGCCAGCGGCTGGTTCAGCTCGTGCGTGACGCCGGCCGCCATCTGGCCGATGGCCGCCAGCTTGCCGCTTTGCACCAGTTCCGCCTGGGCATAGCGCAAGGTCTGTTCGGCCCGCTCGCGCTCGGCCACCTCGGCCTGCAGGCGGCCGTTTGCATGGACCAGGTCGGCCGTGCGCTGCTCGACCTTGATTTCCAGCTGTTCATAGGCGCGCGCCAGGGTTTGCTGCGCATTGAGCTTGTCGGCGATGCGGCGCCGGCGCTGGCGCGCATACATCAGGGCCAGCAGCAGCAAGGCCCAGCCCAGCGCGGCGGCGATGGCTGCATTGCGCGCCGCCTCGTTGACCTGGTCGAGCTCGGCCAGCACGGTGATCTGCCATTGCAGCGGACCCAGGGCGCGGTTCACGGCCAGGTAGTCTGCGCTGCCGGACAGGGCTGGCGTGTCGCCCGTCTGCGGACGCTCCAATGTCATCACGCTGGCGCCATCGGCAAACTGGCGCCGCACGCGGTGCGGCAGGATGGGCAGGTTTTCTTGCAGGAACTGGCGCTGTTCGCTGATGTCTTTCTTGGCGTCCGCCGACAGCGGGGCCAGGGTCTTGAACTTGAACGCGGGTGTGGTCGCCAGGATCAGCACGCCATTCGCATCCTTGACCCAGATCTGTTCGCCCGCGCCGGGCGTGCGCCACGATTGCTCAATCCAGTCCAGGTTGACCTTGGCGGCGACGATGCCGATGATGCGCCCGTTGCGCTGCACGGGTTG
This genomic interval carries:
- a CDS encoding sigma-54-dependent transcriptional regulator produces the protein MHENNFEGMQVLLVEDDAVVRKGARQSLELAGLQVTAVATAEEALPYLVPEFAGILLSDIKLPGMDGLKLLDIAVAQDANLPVILVTGHGDVSMAVGAMRRGAYDFIEKPFSADLLVEVCRRALDKRHLVLENMNLRRQLEQRVGIEARIVGRSAAMAKVRQLVLNLAPKSADIIILGETGTGKELIARCLHDFSERRDHPFVAINCGALPESIFESELFGHEEGAFTGAQRQRIGKIEYANGGTLFLDEIESMPLALQVKLLRVLQERQVERLGSNKLISVNFRVIAAAKEDLNVLAEQGKFRPDLYYRLNVASLTLPALRNRREDIPLLFEFFVLQAALRYGQPAALVSGELISSLMAQRWAGNVRELHNVADRFVLGLLDDTLSPAGCREASLAEQVDTFEISIIEEALRRHNGNVIDAAASLNIPKKTLYDKLKRFDISTEQFR
- a CDS encoding sensor histidine kinase, whose product is MAFGKWPLRPALAPLLAVGSLVVLTWVSYAWVKQRQLDELHRTLDSRAELYAASIGGALNKYEFLPLAVAQSDAVAQLLEQPSADKVTQINAYLVDMNRRAGAFAVYVLDDKGTTLASSNWQDRSSYVGVNYGFRPYFKDAFAGGIGRFYGIGASTFEAGYFISQPVQRNGRIIGIVAAKVNLDWIEQSWRTPGAGEQIWVKDANGVLILATTPAFKFKTLAPLSADAKKDISEQRQFLQENLPILPHRVRRQFADGASVMTLERPQTGDTPALSGSADYLAVNRALGPLQWQITVLAELDQVNEAARNAAIAAALGWALLLLALMYARQRRRRIADKLNAQQTLARAYEQLEIKVEQRTADLVHANGRLQAEVAERERAEQTLRYAQAELVQSGKLAAIGQMAAGVTHELNQPLAALQTFSDNAKVFLARGRIEDALDNLSTISDLVKRLGYVTSQLKGFARRSDDARKPVSVRQAFAQTMLQIRTRKHSQRLTLHESWLEDDIIVLCNAIGLEQVFTNLITNAMDAVPESEPVHIWFQVRREGDLAVLHITDNGPGIPLASLDKIFDPFYTTKEHGLGLGLSISAGILRAAGSALAVRNRSAQEGGGAQFTITLSCAPGENKIETKE